A genomic stretch from Azospirillum lipoferum 4B includes:
- a CDS encoding SIS domain-containing protein, with product MPPPVNSAAASTAPLDILDAIRRLRGELKRSEGQIADLVLADPRRVLDLNVTSLAQAAEVSEATVVRFCRSVGCAGFPDFKLRLAECQARDALRDEVRSGTPYVSQDVAPDDGVGTLARKIFSSSAAALTAASATLDERALEQAIALLAAAPRVLCVGTGGSSALAQDAAHKLLRFGADAQPCADPVLARMLLVNMGAGGVLLALSNTGRSGAINELAAAARAQGTAVVAITAPRSPLARMATVVVASQPVEDTEMYTPMASRLVHLTLIDVLSTGVALRLGDPAVRQLAKVKAAINAGRLPPLA from the coding sequence ATGCCACCACCGGTCAACAGCGCTGCCGCCAGCACTGCACCATTGGATATACTGGACGCGATCCGCCGGCTGCGCGGCGAGTTGAAGCGGTCCGAGGGGCAGATCGCCGATCTGGTTCTGGCCGATCCGCGCCGGGTGCTGGACCTCAACGTCACCTCGCTGGCCCAGGCGGCGGAGGTGAGCGAGGCGACGGTCGTGCGATTCTGCCGCAGCGTCGGCTGCGCCGGCTTTCCGGACTTCAAGCTGCGGCTTGCCGAATGTCAGGCGCGCGACGCCCTGCGCGACGAGGTGCGGAGCGGCACGCCCTATGTCAGCCAGGATGTGGCGCCCGACGACGGTGTCGGCACGCTCGCACGAAAAATTTTTTCATCGAGCGCCGCGGCACTGACCGCCGCCTCCGCCACGCTGGACGAGCGGGCGCTGGAGCAGGCCATCGCCCTGCTGGCCGCCGCACCGCGGGTTCTGTGCGTCGGCACCGGCGGGTCCAGCGCGCTGGCACAGGATGCGGCGCACAAGCTGCTGCGCTTCGGCGCCGATGCCCAGCCCTGCGCCGACCCGGTGCTGGCGCGCATGCTGCTGGTCAACATGGGGGCCGGCGGGGTGCTGCTGGCACTGTCCAACACCGGGCGCAGCGGGGCGATCAACGAGCTGGCGGCGGCGGCGCGGGCACAGGGTACGGCGGTGGTCGCGATCACCGCGCCACGGTCTCCGCTGGCCAGAATGGCGACCGTGGTCGTCGCCAGCCAGCCGGTGGAGGATACCGAAATGTACACGCCGATGGCCTCGCGGCTTGTGCACCTGACGCTGATCGACGTGCTGTCGACGGGCGTGGCGCTGCGGCTGGGCGATCCGGCGGTGCGGCAATTGGCGAAGGTGAAGGCGGCGATCAATGCCGGCCGGCTGCCGCCGCTGGCGTAG
- the edd gene encoding phosphogluconate dehydratase produces the protein MSKPAPLNSVVARVTERIAERSRDRRAAYLARLESAGAKPRRHRLGCANLAHAFAACGANDKAALRGETQPSIGIVTAYNDMLSAHQPYEGYPAMIRESVRAAGGVAQVAGGVPAMCDGVTQGYEGMELSLFSRDVIALATGVALSHATFDGVLCLGICDKIVPGLTIGALAFGHLPTIFVPAGPMPSGLSNADKAKARQLYAQGKVGREELLDAESKSYHAPGTCTFYGTANTNQMLMEIMGLHLPGASFVNPNTPLRDALTDAAARRVVAMTAPGAGIPIGRIVDERALVNGIVGLLATGGSTNHTLHIPAIAAAAGIELNWEDFSELSAVVPLLARVYPNGSADVNRFHQAGGMPFIIGQLIDAGLVHTDISTILGEGGLEPYRSMPDLDEGGALTWTRAATDQSGDPTVVATTAAPFAAEGGLRVLTGNLGRGVIKTSAVKPEHRVVEAPARVFDNQEAVQAAFRAGELDRDAIVVVRYQGPGANGMPELHKLTPPLGVLQDKGFKVALVTDGRMSGASGKVPAAIHVTPEVKGGGPLGRVRDGDILRLDAEAGTLDALVDAAEWDNRGAPPPPSEDASHGCGRELFSLFRNNAGPAESGASVLNLLGR, from the coding sequence ATGAGCAAGCCCGCCCCCCTGAATTCTGTCGTCGCCCGCGTGACCGAGCGCATCGCCGAGCGCAGCCGCGACCGCCGTGCGGCCTATCTGGCGCGGCTGGAAAGCGCCGGTGCGAAGCCGCGCCGCCATCGCCTGGGCTGCGCCAACCTCGCCCACGCCTTCGCCGCCTGTGGGGCGAACGACAAGGCGGCTCTGCGCGGCGAGACCCAGCCGTCGATCGGCATCGTCACCGCCTACAACGACATGCTCTCCGCCCACCAGCCCTACGAGGGCTATCCCGCCATGATCCGCGAGTCGGTGCGCGCGGCCGGCGGCGTGGCGCAGGTCGCCGGCGGCGTGCCCGCCATGTGCGACGGCGTCACCCAGGGCTATGAGGGGATGGAGCTGTCGCTGTTCAGCCGCGACGTCATCGCGCTGGCGACTGGCGTGGCGCTGTCCCATGCCACCTTCGACGGCGTGCTGTGCCTGGGCATCTGCGACAAGATCGTCCCCGGCCTGACGATCGGCGCGCTGGCCTTCGGCCATCTGCCGACCATCTTCGTGCCCGCCGGCCCGATGCCCTCCGGCCTGTCCAATGCCGACAAGGCCAAGGCGCGCCAGCTCTACGCCCAGGGCAAGGTCGGCCGGGAGGAACTGCTGGACGCGGAGTCCAAATCCTACCACGCGCCCGGCACCTGCACCTTCTACGGCACCGCCAACACCAACCAGATGCTGATGGAGATCATGGGCCTGCACCTGCCGGGCGCCAGCTTCGTCAACCCCAACACGCCTCTGCGCGATGCGCTGACCGATGCGGCGGCCCGCCGGGTGGTGGCGATGACCGCGCCCGGCGCCGGCATCCCCATCGGCCGCATCGTCGACGAGCGCGCGCTGGTCAACGGCATCGTCGGGCTGCTGGCCACCGGCGGTTCGACCAACCACACCCTGCACATCCCGGCCATCGCCGCCGCCGCCGGCATCGAACTGAACTGGGAGGATTTCTCGGAGCTGTCGGCGGTGGTTCCGCTGCTCGCCCGTGTCTATCCCAACGGCAGCGCCGACGTGAACCGCTTCCATCAGGCCGGCGGCATGCCCTTCATCATCGGCCAGCTGATCGACGCCGGCCTCGTCCACACCGACATCTCCACCATCCTGGGCGAGGGCGGGCTGGAGCCCTACCGCAGTATGCCTGACCTCGACGAGGGCGGCGCCCTGACCTGGACCCGTGCAGCCACCGACCAGAGCGGCGATCCGACGGTCGTCGCCACCACCGCGGCACCCTTCGCGGCCGAAGGCGGCCTGCGCGTGCTGACCGGCAATCTCGGCCGTGGCGTCATCAAGACCTCGGCGGTCAAGCCGGAGCACCGCGTCGTCGAGGCGCCCGCCCGCGTCTTCGACAATCAGGAGGCCGTCCAGGCCGCCTTCCGTGCCGGCGAACTCGACCGCGACGCGATCGTCGTCGTCCGTTACCAGGGCCCCGGCGCCAACGGCATGCCGGAGCTGCACAAGCTGACCCCGCCGCTGGGCGTGCTGCAGGACAAGGGCTTCAAGGTCGCGCTGGTGACCGACGGCCGCATGTCCGGCGCATCCGGCAAGGTCCCGGCGGCCATCCACGTCACGCCGGAGGTGAAGGGCGGCGGCCCGCTCGGCCGCGTGCGCGACGGCGACATCCTGCGGCTGGACGCCGAGGCCGGGACGCTCGACGCCCTG